A stretch of Aureispira sp. CCB-E DNA encodes these proteins:
- a CDS encoding TetR/AcrR family transcriptional regulator gives MIAIQIQLNANLYLRDPQETKLGKRIIEHSIILIDKLGFEKFTFKKLATQIESTEASIYRYFKNKHKLLIYLVSWYWEWMKYQIDFNTMNIEDVDKRLKIALSVLVESSRKNPAISYVDENLLHNIVVAESSKAYHTKLVDKENKEGYFTNYKVLCESISKIILEKSPSYPYPKALASTLIEMANNNIYFAQHLPALTDIKIPDNGELEEVQRLLEHFAFASIAAAV, from the coding sequence ATGATTGCAATACAAATCCAACTAAATGCCAACTTATACCTTAGAGACCCTCAAGAAACAAAGTTAGGCAAAAGAATTATTGAGCATAGCATTATCTTAATTGATAAACTGGGATTTGAGAAATTTACGTTTAAAAAACTAGCTACTCAAATAGAATCTACAGAAGCCTCCATTTATAGATACTTTAAGAACAAACACAAACTCTTAATTTATTTGGTTTCTTGGTATTGGGAATGGATGAAATACCAAATTGACTTTAATACAATGAACATCGAAGATGTTGATAAACGTTTAAAAATAGCTTTGTCTGTTTTGGTTGAATCCTCTCGCAAAAACCCTGCAATTAGTTATGTCGATGAAAATCTATTGCATAATATTGTGGTAGCTGAATCTAGTAAGGCTTACCACACCAAACTTGTGGACAAAGAGAATAAAGAGGGATATTTTACCAATTACAAAGTGCTGTGTGAGAGTATTTCTAAAATTATTTTAGAGAAAAGTCCTTCTTATCCTTATCCCAAAGCCTTGGCTTCTACTCTAATTGAAATGGCAAATAATAATATTTATTTTGCACAGCACTTGCCCGCTCTTACTGATATTAAAATTCCTGATAACGGAGAGTTAGAAGAAGTTCAGCGTTTGTTAGAGCATTTTGCCTTTGCATCTATTGCCGCTGCCGTTTAG
- a CDS encoding viroplasmin family protein: MAKKNKFYVVWEGHETGIFKTWKECQKHIKGYAGAKYKSFGSLREAEDAFAGSYFDAITPSKKKTIDPSLAGTPIWKSIAVDAACSGNPGLMEYQGVDTSTGKRLFHVGPLQQGTNNIGEFLALVHGLAFLKQHNSNLPIYTDSKIAMGWIKAKKCRTKVAKTKANVKIFDLITRGENWLKNNSFETEILKWETKAWGEIPADFGRK, translated from the coding sequence ATGGCAAAAAAGAACAAATTTTATGTAGTATGGGAAGGGCATGAAACTGGAATTTTTAAGACTTGGAAAGAATGCCAAAAACACATCAAAGGTTATGCAGGTGCCAAGTACAAATCTTTTGGCAGTTTAAGAGAAGCGGAAGATGCTTTTGCGGGCAGTTACTTTGACGCAATCACTCCTAGTAAAAAGAAAACAATTGACCCTAGTTTGGCAGGAACGCCAATTTGGAAAAGTATTGCCGTTGATGCTGCTTGTAGTGGCAATCCTGGATTGATGGAATATCAAGGTGTTGATACAAGTACTGGCAAACGATTATTCCACGTAGGACCTCTGCAACAGGGAACCAATAATATTGGAGAATTTTTAGCTTTGGTCCATGGGCTTGCCTTCCTAAAACAACACAATAGCAATCTACCGATTTACACCGATTCAAAAATTGCTATGGGATGGATTAAAGCAAAAAAATGCCGCACCAAAGTTGCCAAAACCAAAGCCAATGTTAAAATTTTTGATTTGATTACTCGTGGCGAAAATTGGTTAAAAAACAATAGTTTTGAAACAGAAATTTTAAAGTGGGAAACCAAAGCTTGGGGGGAAATTCCTGCCGATTTTGGTCGAAAATAA